The following are from one region of the Magallana gigas chromosome 4, xbMagGiga1.1, whole genome shotgun sequence genome:
- the LOC136274291 gene encoding bacterial dynamin-like protein yields MASRYFNQEQSVTYNTYQQEIDKALASLQNMVIDTDFIVHVQKDGFKMKNIVKDLMEHRTDLTERDCAIIFAGETSAGKSTLINLIVGDDILPVDLEQSTTQLVCRIKYCDKLTVSICNTANKTHVHKTFESVEEMKRSLEVICKNGDSDIEIVDIGYPVKVLQGNRTCSIVDTPGKGDKRQEKYAQIMEKYLPNALAFVFVIDISHCGGFQDDRVIEIINHTRTSMKTMLCFDPSDTIFVLNKWDALIFQKHKPEEVLFAEKKEDIRKLWEEVKDEYIVKLAAGRIKGEGETPFKKEYDTFYGLLNAVVARNENKRTRVHPQFTNEFLEECKRILTWKLDTVKTSTKESVIRLRKLKKDLETLEDERKKAVSDIGSTVDNFVAAATKEFSTFLQQSSFQKDILQPIREQKVTRLALDSALDSLIQKQITDWEKQNIPRIFHKTTIERITRIYTNIYRSLQMIKNDKAALNMSSSLEAKILSLIVSFVKPNDVNFIFGTFLLFKNSAQLNDAISSAVLFAGIVATAWMAFCFLRGSESAYVEAFQEKINTFTENVIKKSFQKKYENLIKDFAHVFLKGELKEEIVNLKQNINDILGNLKLFRNEKDTLQRLKDAFANVEEPLLCLQTSKDEMIYNRDNSNIIP; encoded by the exons ATGGCATCAAGATATTTCAACCAAGAACAGAGTGTGACATATAATACATATCAACAAGAAATCGATAAAGCATTGGCTTCTCTGCAAAATATGGTAATCGACACCGATTTCATCGTTCATGTTCAAAAAGATGGTTTTAAGATGAAAAACattgtcaaagatttaatgGAACACAGAACAGATTTGACAGAGAGAGATTGCGCAATAATATTTGCAg GAGAAACAAGTGCAGGAAAATCAACTCTTATAAATCTGATTGTCGGTGATGACATCTTACCAGTCGATCTTGAACAATCAACAACACAATTAGTGTGCAGAATAAAATATTGTGATAAACTAACCGTTTCAATTTGCAACACTGCAAATAAAACCCATGTACATAAAACTTTTGAAAGTGTAGAAGAAATGAAAAGGTCATTAGAAGTTATATGTAAAAATGGGGACTCAGACATAGAGATTGTCGATATTGGGTATCCTGTTAAAGTACTGCAG GGTAATAGGACGTGTAGCATCGTTGATACTCCGGGCAAAGGAGACAAGAGACAAGAAAAGTACGCTCAAATTATGGAAAAGTACCTTCCAAATGCTTTGGCATTTGTGTTTGTCATAGATATATCCCACTGTGGTGGATTCCAAGATGACAGa GTCATTGAAATAATAAATCACACAAGGACATCCATGAAAACAATGCTATGCTTTGATCCCTCTGATACCATTTTTGTACTTAACAAATGGGatgcattaatttttcaaaaacacaaACCCGAAGAAGTGCTGTTTGCAGAAAAAAAGGAAGATATACGCAAACTGTGGGAAGAAGTGAAAGATGAGTACATTGTAAAACTTGCAGCTGGGAGA ATAAAGGGTGAAGGGGAAActccttttaaaaaagaatacgaTACATTCTATGGACTTTTAAACGCTGTTGTTGCAAGGAATGAGAATAAAAGAACAAGAGTCCATCCACA ATTTACAAATGAGTTTTTAGAAGAGTGCAAAAGAATTCTTACATGGAAATTGGATACAGTAAAAACATCTACCAAAGAAAGCGTGATACGTCTTCGTAAGCTTAAAAAAGACTTGGAAACACTTgaagatgaaagaaaaaag GCAGTTTCTGATATTGGATCAACAGTAGATAATTTTGTAGCGGCAGCAACAAAAGAATTTTCTACTTTTCTTCAACAGTCTTCGTTTCAAAAAGACATTCTTCAACCAATTAGAGAACAGAAAGTGACACGATTGGCACTCGATTCCGCTTTGGATTCCTTGATACAGAAACAAATTACTGATTgggaaaaacaaaatattccaCGCATATTTCACAAGACTACTATAGAAAGAATTACACGGATTTATACGAACATTTATAGGTCACtgcaaatgattaaaaatgatAAGGCGGCATTAAACATGTCTTCAAGTCTTGAGGCTAAAATCTTGTCTTTAATTGTTTCGTTTGTTAAGCCGaatgatgtaaattttatttttggaacCTTTTTGTTATTCAAGAATTCCGCACAATTAAATGATGCAATTTCCTCCGCTGTTTTGTTTGCTGGAATAGTTGCCACAGCATGGATGGCATTCTGTTTTTTGCGTGGTTCGGAGAGTGCATATGTTGAAGCTTTTCAAGAGAAAATAAACACTTTTACAGAGAATGTAATAAAGAAatcatttcagaaaaaatatgaaaatcttATTAAGGATTTTGCACATGTTTTTCTGAAGGGAgaattaaaagaagaaatagTTAaccttaaacaaaatatcaacgaTATTCTGGGTAATTTAAAACTATTCAGAAACGAAAAAGACACTTTACAAAGACTGAAAGATGCATTTGCCAATGTAGAAGAACCTTTGCTTTGCTTACAAACTTCGAAAGATGAAATGATTTATAACCGGGACAACTCAAATATCATACCATAG